The Lysobacter gummosus genome includes a region encoding these proteins:
- the dksA gene encoding RNA polymerase-binding protein DksA yields MAVKKPAKKAAKAVKKTVKPAAKKAAKPAAKPAPKKTVAKKAAVKKAPAKAAAKKPTASKPAAKQAVVTKKAAPAKPAPAKKTVAPPAAKPAAAVKKAAPAPAKSATAPSAAGKNVATKTPELKKVEAKKPEAVKHKPAPAAKPPASQPPAPEAAAAAQADRISDQNKNTVTQTASSKTPAGKPATTTAAAAPRPAGKVAVAITAKQPTAPAPKTKVKVVAYKNDPATGRPIVPEGYKPASDEEYMSPLQLEYFRQRLLQWRTDLVEESKQTIENLKDEVRDVGDEAERATRETENSLELRTRDRYRKLISKIDSTLKRVDSGDYGFCVDTGEEIGLERLEARLTAERTIDAQERWEHLQKQMGD; encoded by the coding sequence GTGGCAGTGAAAAAACCTGCGAAGAAGGCCGCCAAGGCGGTCAAGAAGACCGTCAAGCCGGCCGCGAAGAAGGCGGCCAAACCTGCGGCCAAGCCCGCGCCGAAGAAAACGGTCGCCAAGAAGGCGGCGGTCAAGAAGGCCCCGGCCAAGGCGGCGGCGAAAAAGCCCACGGCGAGTAAACCGGCGGCCAAGCAGGCCGTTGTGACCAAGAAAGCGGCGCCGGCCAAGCCGGCACCGGCGAAGAAGACCGTCGCCCCACCGGCCGCCAAGCCGGCGGCAGCGGTGAAGAAAGCGGCGCCCGCGCCGGCCAAATCCGCGACCGCACCCTCCGCGGCAGGCAAGAACGTAGCAACAAAGACGCCGGAGCTTAAAAAAGTTGAAGCTAAAAAGCCCGAAGCTGTGAAGCACAAACCTGCGCCTGCCGCCAAACCGCCCGCATCGCAGCCCCCCGCCCCGGAGGCGGCCGCTGCGGCACAGGCCGACCGTATCTCCGACCAAAACAAGAACACAGTGACCCAGACAGCATCCAGCAAGACACCCGCGGGTAAACCCGCGACGACGACCGCCGCTGCGGCCCCGCGTCCGGCCGGCAAGGTGGCCGTGGCCATCACGGCCAAGCAACCGACTGCGCCGGCCCCCAAGACCAAGGTCAAGGTCGTGGCTTACAAGAACGATCCCGCCACTGGCCGCCCGATCGTCCCGGAGGGCTACAAGCCCGCCTCGGACGAGGAATACATGAGCCCGTTGCAACTCGAGTACTTCCGTCAGCGCCTGCTGCAGTGGCGCACGGATCTGGTCGAGGAGTCCAAGCAGACCATCGAGAACCTCAAGGACGAAGTGCGCGACGTCGGCGACGAAGCCGAACGCGCGACGCGTGAGACGGAGAACTCGCTCGAACTGCGCACCCGTGACCGTTATCGCAAGCTGATCAGCAAGATCGACAGCACGCTCAAGCGGGTGGATTCGGGCGACTACGGCTTCTGCGTCGATACCGGCGAAGAAATTGGCCTGGAGCGCCTGGAGGCGCGCCTGACCGCCGAGCGCACCATCGACGCGCAGGAGCGCTGGGAACATCTGCAGAAGCAGATGGGCGACTGA
- a CDS encoding MFS transporter, producing MSEDAVRAEPGTTNGPTPISASRLLRNPGFAGLLVYRLLAMLSYQIVAVTVGWHVYEITRDPFALGLIGLTEVIPYFCFALFAGYAVDHLPRRKLGMFACLGLLLTTLMLAGVAAGVLPTGGFGFATLTIYAAIAINGVVRAFLSPVYMSLFARVLKREHFARGSGISSVVMQTGLVLGPALGGALVAWGGKTSAYLVAAGFALAGAIAIITLRVTEPPPQAERAPVFKSIGEGLRFVFNNQIVLGAQALDMFSVLFGGAVALLPAFIHDVLHYGPEALGVLRAAPAAGAVLMGLWLARHPPQKNSGRLLLYAVAGFGLCIIGFALSRSFWLSAAMLMLSGMCDGVSVVLRSTILQLSTPDEMRGRVSSINGIFIGSSNELGAFESGLMAKLMGLVPSVIFGGCMTLAVVGATAKLAPKLRRLDLRELQ from the coding sequence GTGAGCGAGGACGCCGTCCGCGCCGAGCCCGGCACCACGAACGGCCCCACCCCGATCAGCGCCTCGCGCCTGCTGCGCAATCCCGGGTTCGCGGGGCTGCTGGTCTATCGCCTGCTGGCGATGCTGTCGTACCAGATCGTCGCGGTCACGGTCGGCTGGCACGTCTACGAGATCACCCGCGATCCGTTCGCGCTGGGCCTGATCGGGCTCACCGAAGTCATTCCCTACTTCTGCTTCGCCCTGTTCGCCGGCTACGCGGTCGATCATCTGCCGCGGCGCAAGCTGGGCATGTTCGCCTGCCTGGGCCTGCTGCTGACCACGCTGATGCTGGCCGGCGTCGCCGCCGGCGTGCTGCCCACCGGCGGCTTCGGCTTCGCCACTCTGACCATCTACGCGGCGATCGCGATCAACGGTGTGGTCCGCGCCTTCCTGTCGCCGGTGTACATGTCGTTGTTCGCGCGTGTGCTCAAGCGCGAGCACTTCGCGCGCGGCTCGGGCATCAGCAGCGTGGTCATGCAGACCGGGCTGGTGCTGGGCCCGGCGCTGGGCGGCGCGCTGGTGGCCTGGGGCGGCAAGACCTCGGCCTATCTGGTCGCCGCCGGCTTCGCCCTGGCCGGCGCGATCGCGATCATCACCCTGCGCGTGACCGAACCGCCGCCGCAGGCCGAGCGCGCGCCGGTGTTCAAGAGCATTGGCGAAGGCCTGCGTTTCGTCTTCAACAACCAGATCGTGCTCGGCGCGCAGGCGCTGGACATGTTCTCGGTGCTGTTCGGCGGCGCGGTGGCGCTGCTGCCGGCATTCATCCACGACGTCCTGCACTACGGCCCGGAAGCCCTCGGTGTGCTGCGCGCGGCGCCGGCCGCCGGCGCGGTGCTGATGGGGTTGTGGCTGGCCCGGCACCCGCCGCAGAAGAACTCCGGGCGCCTGCTGCTGTATGCCGTGGCCGGGTTCGGCCTGTGCATCATCGGCTTCGCCTTGTCGCGCAGTTTCTGGCTGTCGGCGGCGATGCTGATGCTGTCGGGCATGTGCGACGGGGTGTCGGTGGTGCTGCGTTCGACCATCCTGCAGTTGTCCACGCCGGACGAAATGCGCGGGCGGGTATCGTCGATCAACGGCATCTTCATCGGCTCGTCCAACGAGTTGGGCGCGTTCGAATCCGGGCTGATGGCCAAACTGATGGGGCTGGTGCCGTCGGTGATCTTCGGCGGCTGCATGACCCTGGCCGTGGTCGGGGCGACGGCGAAACTGGCGCCGAAGCTGCGGCGGCTGGATTTGCGCGAGTTGCAGTAA
- a CDS encoding SufE family protein — protein MNVATLASPFPIEASAADAQAAIRDEFAFFGDWSERYQYLIDLGRKLPDLPAEWKTEEHRLLGCQSMVWIMVEGDASGLTFHAISDSAIVSGLIYLALRVYSGRSAAEIVATQADYIADIGLAKHLSPTRNNGLAALLAFIREQAQRRL, from the coding sequence ATGAACGTCGCCACCCTCGCCTCGCCCTTCCCGATCGAAGCCAGCGCCGCCGACGCGCAGGCGGCGATCCGTGACGAGTTCGCCTTCTTCGGCGACTGGTCCGAGCGCTATCAGTACCTGATCGACCTCGGCCGCAAGCTGCCGGACCTGCCGGCGGAGTGGAAAACGGAAGAACACCGCCTGCTGGGTTGCCAGTCGATGGTGTGGATCATGGTGGAAGGCGACGCCAGCGGTCTCACCTTCCACGCGATCAGCGATTCGGCCATCGTATCGGGCCTGATCTATCTGGCCCTGCGCGTGTACTCGGGCCGCAGCGCGGCCGAAATCGTCGCCACCCAGGCCGACTACATCGCCGACATCGGCCTGGCCAAGCACCTCTCGCCGACCCGCAACAACGGCCTGGCCGCGTTGCTGGCCTTCATCCGCGAACAGGCGCAGCGCCGGCTGTGA
- the cysS gene encoding cysteine--tRNA ligase → MSLHLYNSLSRQVEPFQPLDPSRPTMYVCGPTVYNYVHIGNARGPVVFGVLADLLRRRYGALAYARNITDVDDKINAAAAEQGVPISAITDRFAAAYREDMAALGVQPPDLEPAATAHIGEIVAMIQRLIDSGHAYEAEQHVLFSIASFDGYGKLSRRDIEDMRAGARVEVAPYKRDAGDFVLWKPSSEELPGWESPWGRGRPGWHIECSAMAAAHLGETIDIHAGGVDLQFPHHENEIAQSECAHGGKVFARWWLHNGMLNFDGGKMSKSVGNIQKIHDLIAQYPPEVLRYALLSAHYRQPLEWSDGLIEQCTRTLERLYGTLRDLAGVDAGAVAIPDSVETALEDDLNTPRALAELARIAGEARKATDPAEQSRLKRDLLGAGLAMGLLQQPPEAWFQPKAVDLSVHMVDGVSSSVSLVSGELKSIDDYIAERDAAKKARNFARADEIRDMLASQGIVLEDTPAGVRWKRSR, encoded by the coding sequence GTCCATATCGGCAACGCGCGCGGCCCGGTGGTGTTCGGCGTGCTCGCCGACCTGCTGCGCCGGCGCTACGGCGCGCTGGCCTATGCGCGCAACATCACCGACGTAGACGACAAGATCAACGCCGCCGCGGCCGAGCAAGGCGTACCGATCTCGGCCATCACCGACCGTTTCGCCGCCGCCTACCGCGAGGACATGGCCGCGCTCGGCGTGCAGCCGCCGGATCTGGAGCCGGCAGCGACCGCGCATATCGGTGAAATCGTGGCGATGATCCAGCGCCTGATCGATAGCGGCCACGCCTACGAGGCCGAGCAGCACGTGCTGTTCTCGATCGCCAGTTTCGACGGCTACGGCAAGCTTTCGCGCCGCGACATCGAAGACATGCGCGCCGGCGCGCGGGTCGAAGTGGCGCCGTACAAGCGCGACGCGGGCGACTTCGTGTTGTGGAAACCCTCCAGCGAGGAGCTTCCCGGTTGGGAATCGCCCTGGGGCCGCGGCCGTCCGGGCTGGCACATCGAATGCTCGGCGATGGCCGCCGCGCACCTGGGCGAGACCATCGACATCCACGCCGGCGGCGTCGATCTGCAGTTCCCGCACCACGAGAACGAGATCGCGCAAAGCGAATGCGCCCACGGCGGCAAGGTGTTCGCGCGCTGGTGGCTGCACAATGGCATGCTCAATTTCGACGGCGGCAAGATGTCGAAGTCGGTCGGCAACATCCAGAAGATCCACGATCTGATCGCGCAATATCCGCCGGAAGTCCTGCGCTACGCCCTGCTGTCGGCGCATTACCGGCAGCCGCTGGAGTGGTCGGACGGCTTGATAGAGCAATGCACGCGCACGCTCGAACGCCTGTACGGCACGCTGCGCGATCTGGCCGGCGTCGATGCCGGCGCTGTCGCCATTCCCGACAGCGTGGAAACCGCGCTCGAAGACGACCTCAATACCCCGCGCGCTCTGGCCGAGCTGGCGCGCATCGCCGGCGAGGCCCGCAAGGCCACCGATCCGGCCGAACAATCGCGGCTCAAGCGCGACCTGCTCGGCGCCGGCCTGGCCATGGGCCTGCTGCAGCAGCCTCCCGAGGCTTGGTTCCAGCCCAAGGCCGTCGACTTATCGGTGCACATGGTGGACGGCGTGTCATCAAGTGTTTCGCTTGTTTCCGGGGAACTGAAATCAATCGACGATTACATTGCAGAGCGCGACGCAGCTAAGAAAGCTCGTAATTTCGCCCGTGCCGATGAAATCCGGGACATGTTGGCCAGCCAAGGCATCGTGCTCGAAGACACGCCGGCCGGCGTGCGCTGGAAGCGTTCGCGATGA